One window from the genome of Bacteroidia bacterium encodes:
- the rodA gene encoding rod shape-determining protein RodA yields MNRSREEKLFGKIDLVSLILYLLLIIGGWFSIYSAEHKIGTITDTITWKEMINTKFEAGKQFYWIIICLVIGVFILVNPAWYYNKYAYTVYTLVIFTLVLTLFFAPSINGAKSWIKITSTIRIQPTEFAKLAVCLALARYMSHTNFTFKNREDQFFVAGIIMLPMLLVLAQNDTGSALVFTTFVIAAFREGLSPLFIIIPALGAVLCILALVFPLEWLFFWIVAPTLLMLVFINRFYIKSLIIIALACLIVIFSANMFVNKVLQPHQRDRIYAMLDPTIDPKGSGWNVIQSKIAIGSGGWLGKGFLRGTQSKGGYIPEQTTDFIFCTIGEEQGFRGVFIFLLIYTAFMLRCLYMAENAKNMYTRIYGYAYVSIIFFHFAVNVAMTLGLAPVIGIPLPFFSYGGSSLVAFSLGFFILLKLYSEADKRFAI; encoded by the coding sequence ATGAATAGAAGTAGGGAAGAAAAGCTTTTTGGAAAGATAGATCTGGTAAGTCTAATTCTGTACTTGCTTTTGATAATTGGCGGGTGGTTTTCTATCTATTCGGCTGAACATAAAATAGGCACTATCACAGACACTATTACTTGGAAAGAAATGATAAACACAAAATTTGAAGCAGGTAAACAATTTTATTGGATAATTATTTGTTTAGTCATAGGTGTTTTTATTTTGGTAAACCCTGCCTGGTATTACAATAAATATGCATATACTGTATATACCCTTGTGATATTTACGTTGGTTTTGACTTTATTTTTTGCTCCTAGTATAAATGGTGCAAAAAGTTGGATAAAAATCACAAGCACGATAAGAATTCAGCCCACAGAGTTTGCTAAGTTGGCTGTTTGCTTAGCCTTAGCACGGTATATGAGTCATACAAATTTTACTTTCAAAAACCGTGAAGATCAGTTTTTTGTTGCAGGTATTATTATGCTGCCCATGCTGCTGGTACTAGCTCAAAATGATACAGGTTCGGCATTAGTATTTACAACTTTTGTTATTGCTGCTTTTAGAGAAGGATTATCCCCTTTATTTATTATCATTCCTGCATTAGGGGCTGTTTTATGTATTTTAGCCTTAGTTTTTCCGTTAGAATGGTTATTTTTTTGGATTGTAGCGCCTACTCTGTTGATGTTAGTGTTTATTAACAGATTTTACATCAAGTCTTTGATTATCATAGCGTTAGCCTGTTTAATAGTCATATTTTCTGCAAATATGTTTGTCAATAAAGTATTACAGCCCCACCAAAGGGATAGGATTTACGCTATGTTAGACCCTACTATTGACCCCAAAGGTTCAGGATGGAACGTAATACAATCTAAAATAGCGATAGGTTCAGGGGGTTGGTTAGGAAAAGGATTTTTAAGAGGTACTCAATCAAAAGGTGGATATATCCCCGAGCAAACAACAGATTTCATTTTTTGTACTATTGGTGAAGAGCAAGGGTTTAGAGGTGTCTTTATTTTTCTTTTGATATACACAGCCTTTATGCTGCGATGTTTATACATGGCTGAGAATGCAAAAAATATGTATACACGCATTTACGGTTATGCTTATGTTTCAATTATTTTTTTTCATTTTGCTGTGAACGTAGCTATGACTTTAGGTTTAGCCCCTGTGATAGGTATTCCTTTACCTTTTTTCAGTTATGGAGGTTCAAGTTTAGTGGCTTTTTCGTTAGGTTTTTTTATTTTGCTCAAGCTATATTCCGAAGCAGATAAAAGATTTGCGATATAA